One genomic window of Evansella cellulosilytica DSM 2522 includes the following:
- a CDS encoding TRM11 family SAM-dependent methyltransferase yields MINKNKKYYYFYSYTEEEYALCQLEMRTLFNYNSDSHILSSDINIDPSRSPFIKGKLEILCQESDIQSLTKTIAKIPSENSTFKVVYLKNKDSINSELSFIDRRKIEREVGLEIDGQASLHNPNMKYGLIRVEDCWVFGRYTESKPVWYYHQEKPYQYSTALNTRIARAITNIAVPVINSNLKVIDPCCGIGTVIIEALSMGINIEGCDINPLVPKNARENVMHFHYETNIVIQDMRKITKKYDVAIIDMPYNKCSVLTEKEKKEMLTSARLFTKKLVLITIEPIEHTFLETGFTVIDKCVVKKGSSFQREVFVCQ; encoded by the coding sequence ATGATAAACAAGAATAAAAAATATTATTATTTTTATAGTTATACTGAAGAGGAGTATGCTTTGTGCCAGCTAGAAATGAGAACATTGTTTAATTATAACAGCGACTCCCACATTTTAAGTAGTGATATTAACATTGATCCGAGTCGAAGTCCTTTTATAAAAGGAAAGTTAGAAATATTATGTCAGGAATCAGATATACAAAGCTTAACTAAAACAATTGCAAAAATCCCTTCCGAAAATTCGACTTTTAAGGTTGTATATTTGAAAAACAAAGATTCAATAAATAGTGAGTTGTCATTTATTGATAGAAGAAAAATTGAACGGGAAGTAGGGTTAGAGATTGATGGGCAGGCATCACTACACAACCCTAACATGAAATACGGCTTGATACGGGTAGAGGATTGTTGGGTTTTTGGTAGATATACAGAAAGTAAACCCGTTTGGTATTACCACCAAGAAAAGCCCTATCAATATTCTACAGCTTTAAATACAAGAATTGCACGTGCAATTACGAATATTGCAGTCCCTGTAATTAACAGTAACCTAAAAGTTATTGACCCTTGCTGTGGTATAGGAACGGTTATCATTGAAGCGCTTTCGATGGGAATTAATATCGAAGGCTGTGATATAAACCCTTTAGTACCAAAAAATGCAAGAGAAAACGTCATGCATTTTCATTATGAAACAAATATTGTCATTCAAGATATGAGAAAGATTACAAAAAAATACGATGTTGCTATTATAGACATGCCGTATAATAAGTGTTCAGTTTTAACAGAAAAAGAGAAAAAAGAAATGCTTACTAGTGCAAGGTTATTTACAAAAAAGCTCGTTTTGATAACGATCGAGCCTATTGAGCATACTTTTTTAGAAACGGGCTTTACTGTAATAGATAAATGTGTCGTTAAAAAAGGGAGCAGCTTCCAACGTGAAGTATTCGTATGTCAGTAA
- a CDS encoding AimR family lysis-lysogeny pheromone receptor: protein MVQKDTSFNNPDNIFRTSDNLDEYIKGLDPNSYLARVALEYTVSNSKIELHEELIDCLLHSGNQESKEWAEVYKIDNLVSKQELSLPDSITQLTYILCSSKEMSVLQKIFQLYNYYDLKAFQMIEIVSELINKELKEIPDGYMKDSLQSRLDLAMQSVYTHLNELEKARIYGENLKDIALTPVMKAIAYKNLGMTYLYEDYDKLCTYFEMSLKIFKEMDNSDRLYNVQSKYNFAQTFWSYPDKTVWLRKETIDELQIYAYSLIKSGNKEEAHKILDSTKNSLSNDFQFGYHYYFLGLLNDNEKNYYESVKYFSKSGDRFFRQLPLIALKEKGVDTSLLSALSV from the coding sequence ATGGTACAAAAGGATACATCATTTAATAATCCTGATAATATATTTAGAACATCTGATAATTTGGATGAGTACATAAAAGGACTTGACCCTAATAGTTATTTAGCTAGAGTGGCTTTAGAATATACCGTCAGTAATAGTAAAATAGAATTGCATGAAGAACTAATAGATTGTCTACTACACTCCGGAAATCAAGAAAGTAAGGAATGGGCTGAAGTATACAAAATTGACAACTTAGTTTCTAAGCAAGAATTAAGTCTACCTGATTCAATAACACAACTAACATATATACTATGTTCTTCTAAGGAAATGTCTGTTTTACAAAAAATATTTCAGTTATATAACTACTACGATCTAAAAGCATTTCAAATGATAGAAATTGTCAGTGAACTAATAAATAAAGAATTAAAAGAAATTCCTGATGGATACATGAAGGACTCCCTTCAATCACGTTTGGATCTTGCGATGCAAAGTGTATATACACATTTAAATGAACTTGAGAAAGCTAGAATTTATGGTGAAAACCTCAAAGATATTGCTCTAACACCAGTAATGAAAGCAATAGCATATAAAAATCTAGGAATGACTTATCTTTATGAAGATTACGATAAACTCTGTACATATTTTGAAATGTCATTAAAAATATTTAAAGAAATGGATAACTCAGATCGATTATATAATGTCCAATCTAAGTATAACTTTGCCCAAACTTTTTGGAGTTATCCAGATAAAACAGTGTGGCTAAGGAAAGAAACTATTGATGAACTGCAAATTTATGCATATTCACTTATTAAGAGTGGTAATAAAGAAGAGGCTCATAAAATATTAGATAGTACCAAAAACTCTTTATCAAATGACTTTCAATTTGGTTACCATTACTATTTTCTAGGATTACTTAATGATAATGAAAAGAATTACTATGAATCTGTTAAATACTTCAGCAAGTCTGGGGATAGATTTTTTAGACAGTTACCGCTTATTGCTCTAAAAGAAAAAGGTGTGGACACTTCGCTGCTATCAGCTTTAAGTGTATAA
- a CDS encoding metal-sulfur cluster assembly factor translates to MSEGLVDKAFEILEDVQDPELGVDIVNLGLVYEIYIDDHDVANIKMTMTSMGCPVAGQIVHNVKTTLKAGMPHLKEVHVDVVWNPPWSKDKMSRIAKIALGVHG, encoded by the coding sequence ATGAGTGAGGGATTAGTAGATAAAGCGTTTGAAATATTAGAAGATGTTCAAGATCCTGAATTAGGTGTTGATATTGTTAATTTAGGACTTGTTTATGAAATTTATATTGATGATCATGATGTTGCAAATATTAAAATGACGATGACTTCAATGGGATGTCCAGTTGCAGGGCAGATCGTTCATAACGTAAAAACAACGTTAAAAGCAGGAATGCCTCATTTAAAGGAGGTTCATGTGGATGTTGTTTGGAATCCACCTTGGTCAAAAGATAAAATGTCTCGAATTGCAAAAATCGCCTTAGGTGTACATGGTTAA
- a CDS encoding cold-shock protein: MEQGKVKWFNAEKGFGFIEVEGGDDVFVHFSAINGEGFKTLEEGQDVSFEVEQGQRGPQATNVNKL; encoded by the coding sequence ATGGAACAAGGTAAAGTAAAATGGTTTAATGCAGAAAAAGGTTTTGGATTCATCGAAGTTGAAGGTGGAGACGATGTATTCGTACACTTCTCAGCTATCAATGGTGAAGGTTTCAAAACATTAGAAGAAGGTCAAGACGTTTCTTTCGAAGTAGAGCAAGGACAACGCGGACCACAAGCTACTAACGTTAACAAACTATAA